From the genome of Vigna angularis cultivar LongXiaoDou No.4 chromosome 11, ASM1680809v1, whole genome shotgun sequence, one region includes:
- the LOC108333830 gene encoding protein GRIM REAPER, producing MANTILKLTTFLLLLIFATLHDSQFASASGVDDKNDHERNEEEEEDYVLDRPISHLGPRSRFLATVIKKGRQCNVETNNICNGVRANKGRDLLYCCKKHCRNVLSDKNNCKVCGNKCKQGERCCDGVCTNVLSNASHCGKCKKKCSSGDSCGSGVCGYA from the coding sequence ATGGCCAACACAATCCTAAAGCTCACAACATTTCTCCTTCTGCTAATTTTTGCAACCCTGCACGATTCTCAGTTTGCTTCTGCAAGCGGTGTAGATGATAAAAATGATCACGAGAGAaacgaagaggaggaagaagactATGTTCTTGACAGGCCAATAAGCCATCTGGGACCAAGAAGCAGATTCTTGGCGACCGTAATAAAGAAAGGAAGACAGTGTAATGTTGAGACTAATAACATCTGCAATGGGGTTCGAGCAAACAAGGGGAGGGACCTACTTTACTGCTGCAAGAAACATTGTCGCAATGTTCTTAGTGACAAGAACAACTGCAAGGTGTGTGGCAACAAGTGCAAGCAGGGAGAAAGATGCTGCGATGGAGTTTGTACCAATGTTTTGTCCAATGCTAGTCACTGTGGCAAGTGCAAGAAGAAGTGTTCGTCTGGTGATTCATGTGGGAGTGGAGTTTGTGGGTATGCTTGA